A genomic window from Carassius gibelio isolate Cgi1373 ecotype wild population from Czech Republic chromosome A11, carGib1.2-hapl.c, whole genome shotgun sequence includes:
- the LOC128022102 gene encoding specifically androgen-regulated gene protein: MPISDMWQDGTGLDTMGEIDSNGSCDSVVSFNSCFSDESMEYLSAEERACLMYLEETIQSLDTEDDSGLSNDESYQLPARGNVANKAAHLSSSTRPNKLPSQDVPKSQFESPLSSSSLVQNEILNYMVPTPFVLANRSSRIQHKPELTASQKKTAIKVACESNQLHEEAPKVPSEVNVLVIPPPYKINSSKETMEKQQNKSQPENVARRGPLSYEALVHLRKSASMRRTNATEDKTEEQRVSTNKDQSISASQTHTQNSQALTSRNSKPTPPPVAPKPKLKTPHKVPMNQEEDSNSKIHSTMSYPGVLSVDKLMNPEKVRVEALCKLGLLKDTKNPICQQLKHSHSPTNKEQNQTTSERLAPCVPGEQINQPLQSCSTFHQRCNLSTASSHLQHADMTSTGTSATLEHAGTVLSSSNITVLNVNSQDYQSGSSPIGAKNHFTDTLMNSKDSNASVSTKKELHASSRSKGHIVPVPSIGRDRREALRKLGLLKN, translated from the exons ATGCCGATAAGTGACATGTGGCAAGATGGCACTGGCCTCGACACAATGGGCGAGATTGACAGTAATGGCAGCTGTGACAGTGTGGTCAGCTTCAACTCATGCTTT AGTGATGAAAGTATGGAGTATCTCTCTGCCGAGGAGAGGGCTTGTCTCATGTACCTAGAGGAGACCATTCAGTCACTGGATACAGAGGATGACAGTGGCCTATCCAATGACGAATCTTATCAGCTGCCAGCTCGAGGAAATGTAGCTAACAAAGCAGCCCACCTCTCCTCGTCGACAAGACCCAACAAGCTCCCTAGTCAAG ATGTTCCCAAAAGCCAATTTGAAAGTCCATTGTCATCTAGCagcttggtgcaaaatgaaattcTGAATTATATGGTTCCTACTCCATTTGTCCTTGCAAACCGCAGCTCACGAATCCAACACAAACCTGAATTAACTGCATCCCAGAAAAAAACTGCAATCAAAGTGGCTTGTGAAAGTAACCAGCTCCATGAAGAAGCTCCAAAGGTTCCCTCAGAGGTCAATGTGTTAGTGATACCACCTCCATATAAAATCAATAGCAGTAAAGAAACAatggaaaaacaacaaaataaatctcAACCAGAGAATGTGGCACGTAGAGGACCACTCTCTTATGAAGCACTTGTACATCTGCGAAAGAGTGCTTCCATGCGGAGAACCAATGCAACTGAAGACAAAACCGAAGAACAGCGGGTTTCTACAAATAAAGATCAAAGCATCTCTGCATCCCAAACTCATACCCAGAACTCACAGGCCTTGACAAGTAGGAACTCCAAGCCCACTCCTCCACCTGTCGCACCTAAACCTAAATTGAAAACCCCACACAAAGTCCCAATGAACCAGGAAGAAGACTCCAACTCCAAGATCCACTCAACCATGTCTTACCCAGGGGTATTGTCTGTAGATAAATTAATGAACCCAGAGAAAGTAAGAGTAGAGGCTCTTTGCAAGCTGGGTCTCCTTAAGGATACAAAGAACCCAATCTGTCAACAACTAAAGCATTCACATTCCCCAACAAACAAAGAGCAAAACCAGACCACAAGTGAACGTCTTGCCCCATGTGTTCCTGGAGAACAAATAAACCAGCCATTACAAAGTTGCAGCACTTTCCACCAAAGGTGCAACCTCTCTACAGCTTCATCTCATCTGCAACATGCCGATATGACTTCAACCGGGACATCTGCCACACTGGAACACGCTGGGACTGTACTGTCAAGTTCTAACATCACAGTATTGAATGTAAATTCTCAGGACTACCAATCAGGTTCTTCTCCAATAGGGGCCAAAAACCACTTTACAGACACCCTAATGAATTCTAAGGATTCTAATGCATCGGTATCCACAAAAAAGGAATTGCATGCATCATCTCGTTCCAAAGGCCACATTGTGCCAGTTCCCAGCATTGGAAGAGATCGGAGAGAGGCATTACGAAAACTAGGATTGCTGAAAAACTGA
- the LOC128022105 gene encoding small nuclear ribonucleoprotein E: MAYRGQGQKVQKVMVQPINLIFRYLQNRSRIQVWLYEQVNMRIEGCIIGFDEYMNLVLDDAEEVHMKTKNRKPLGRIMLKGDNITLLQSVSN, from the exons ATGGCGTACAGAGGACAAGGACAGAAGGTTCAGAAGGTCATGGTGCAGCCGATC AACCTTATTTTTAGGTATCTACAGAAT CGTTCCCGAATCCAGGTATGGCTCTACGAACAGGTCAACATGCGGATAGAGGGCTGCATCATT GGATTTGATGAGTACATGAATTTGGTTTTGGATGACGCAGAGGAGGTTCACATGAAGACCAAGAACAGGAAGCCCCTTG GGCGGATTATGTTGAAAGGAGATAACATCACATTGCTGCAGAGTGTGTCCAACTGA
- the LOC128022107 gene encoding heterochromatin protein 1-binding protein 3, translated as MPIRRSAAAPPKEDAPPANAPDGDAPAEGTATVVEKEKEKEKEKDPTPTEPETKEEKKAGDEGEEVTADDEGQAKDEGETPDEGEKTEEAATEQGKSKKKKAKDVVAKIDKEDDKGKKVKKKIPAWATISANKLASTSLSQPRVEEIMIEAIESCKERSGMSTITIMKYVMKKYPSVEMDKKTKNLYKRALKRMVEKGTVKQLKGKGFSGSFAIGKKLAASAGPKETLGESLPLIITRLCEPKEASYILIKKYLEQHFPQLNVDSRPEVLKNCLQKSVEKGYLEQITGKGASGTFQLKKAGNKVLLGGGLLEDAIVAAITAMNEPKTCSITILRKFLMERQKEQNNFFVVPNLKRTLQKCKMMGWMEQISGHGLSGSYQLSYPYYPSPAVLFPEMMAKLKQKEGQKEGQKLKRKRSDESDEESEEAAEEESEEEESDEDEPPRRKRTQRAKRTSASKARQNKRAKKVSRKPPASKKSVASAKKAPPPAKKAPPPAKKAPPPAKKAPPPAKKPAAASKAVSRKAPEPVKATPVKKAAMTSKPKTPVAKKMTSRGSKRPSPKAAKKEATESAVKAKPAARKSLRARK; from the exons ATGCCCATTCGCCGATCAGCTGCAGCCCCACCCAAAGAGGATGCACCCCCTGCAAATGCCCCTGACGGAG ATGCTCCTGCTGAAGGTACTGCAACTGTAGTTGAGAAGGAGAAGGAAAAGGAGAAGGAGAAAGATCCAACACCTACAGAACCTGAAACCAAGGAGGAAAAGAAAGCAGGAGATGAAGGAGAGGAGGTAACCGCTGATGATGAGGGGCAGGCCAAAGACGAAGGAGAGACACCTGATGAGGGGGAGAAAACTGAAGAAGCTGCAACTGAACAAGGGAAGAGCAAGAAGAAAAAAGCCAAGGACGTTGTGGCCAAAAT TGACAAGGAAGATGACAAAGGGAAAAAGGTGAAAAAGAAGATTCCTGCTTGGGCGACCATTTCCGCCAACAAACTGGCTTCCACCTCTCTTTCCCAGCCCAGAGTTGAAGAAATCATGATAGAAGCAATTGAG AGTTGCAAAGAGCGAAGTGGCATGTCTACGATCACCATTATGAAATATGTTATGAAGAAATATCCATCTGTGGAAATGGACAAAAAGACCAAGAACCTCTACAAGAGGGCTCTGAAGCGAATGGTTGAGAAGGGCACTGTCAAACAG CTGAAAGGCAAAGGCTTCTCTGGAAGCTTCGCCATTGGGAAG AAGCTAGCTGCGTCTGCGGGGCCGAAAGAAACGCTGGGAGAGTCTCTGCCCCTGATCATCACCCGCCTCTGTGAACCCAAGGAGGCTTCCTACATCCTGATCAAGAAGTACCTGGAGCAACATTTCCCACAACTCAACGTGGATAGCAG GCCTGAGGTGTTGAAGAACTGCCTGCAGAAATCTGTAGAAAAGGGCTACTTGGAGCAGATCACTGGAAAGGGTGCCTCTGGAACATTTCAG TTGAAGAAAGCTGGGAATAAAGTGCTCTTGGGTGGCGGACTGCTGGAGGACGCAATAGTGGCCGCTATTACAGCCATGAATGAGCCCAAGACATGCAGCATCACCATACTGCGCAAATTCCTAATGGAGAGACAGAAGGAGCAGAATAACTTTTTTGTCG TGCCAAACCTGAAGAGAACCTTGCAGAAGTGTAAAATGATGGGATGGATGGAGCAGATTTCTGGACATGGACTCAGTGGGTCATACCAGCTAAGCTATCCATATTATCCAAG TCCGGCGGTTCTGTTTCCAGAAATGATGGCAAAACTTAAACAGAAGGAAGGACAAAAGGAAGGACAGAAGCTCAAACGCAAGAGAAGTGATGAATCTGATGAAGAATCCGAAGAAGCGGCAGAGGAAGAATCTGAAGAGGAAGAATCCGATGAGGATGAGCCTCCCCGAAGAAAGAG GACTCAGCGTGCAAAACGAACATCTGCGTCCAAAGCTCGTCAAAATAAAAGGGCTAAAAAAGTCAGCAGAAAACCTCCTGCTTCAAAGAAATCAGTTGCATCAGCCAAGAAAGCCCCTCCACCAGCCAAGAAAGCCCCGCCACCAGCCAAGAAAGCGCCGCCACCGGCCAAGAAAGCCCCTCCACCAGCCAAGAAGCCAGCCGCTGCGAGCAAAGCAGTGTCTCGAAAGGCACCAGAGCCTGTCAAAGCCACACCAGTCAAGAAAGCCGCCATGACCAGTAAACCGAAAACACCAGTAGCCAAAAAGATGACAAGCAGGGGGTCCAAACGGCCATCGCCCAAAGCAGCTAAGAAGGAGGCAACTGAATCTGCTGTGAAGGCTAAGCCAGCCGCCCGCAAATCACTCCGAGCTCGGAAATGA
- the LOC128022106 gene encoding SH2 domain-containing protein 5 encodes MDETASKEHGIVTRSAEYIGSFPVDDSCLDDQIQQLHTQLKSFKYCKSKRTVSLRFSVKGVKVYDEDETTLLMAHAMCRVSLSTSRPSDAQFAFVSHNPGNSDAQLYCHLFRARHARAAQFLNLLLCRCFQLYFLEKHPEEAQDECSGKKPTRTPSLLNQGFPLSVSALVSFRRAPTQGLLPGAKVFSQPSMEQVSSPEEAPTSSPTLVRKMAIRTKVLRSGAYRSFTFTPTKQRHLQDKLSAPQEKEQASAKAFKSPSLAETEEALAQAVWCWAGVSSDCSSSLLVDDVLGAFLLCPHPKKPSRGSLVVKFPSGLVTHPIKNSKGKFRLEKCHIDFESLAALIEYYTEFSEELECSLSWARVNHCYDWEEMVNKSSRSLQDNKKGTFKNQSWV; translated from the exons ATGGATGAGACGGCTAGCAAGGAGCATGGAATTGTTACAAGATCTGCCGAG TACATTGGCTCATTTCCTGTGGATGACAGTTGTTTGGATGATCAGATTCAGCAGCTGCACACTCAGCTGAAGTCTTTCAAG TACTGCAAGAGCAAGCGAACAGTCTCATTGAGATTCTCTGTCAAGGGAGTCAAAGTTTATGATGAAGATGAAACG ACGCTCCTCATGGCTCACGCCATGTGTCGAGTCTCGCTATCAACCTCCCGTCCGTCTGATGCCCAGTTTGCCTTTGTCTCCCATAATCCTGGAAACTCTGATGCCCAGCTCTATTGCCACCTCTTCAGAGCCAGACATGCCCGAGCT GCCCAGTTCCTGAACCTGCTGCTTTGCCGCTGTTTCCAGCTGTATTTTCTGGAGAAGCACCCAGAGGAAGCACAGGATGAGTGTTCAGGGAAGAAACCAACTCGAACACCATCGTTGCTTAATCAAGGATTCCCTCTCAGTGTTAGTGCCTTGGTGTCCTTCCGCAGGGCCCCAACACAAGGCCTACTGCCGGGGGCAAAG GTGTTCTCGCAGCCGAGCATGGAGCAAGTCAGCAGTCCTGAAGAGGCCCCCACCTCCTCTCCGACTTTAGTTCGTAAAATGGCAATTCGAACTAAAGTGCTGCGCTCAGGAGCGTATCGCTCTTTTACATTTACTCCCACAAAACAGCGCCACCTGCAGGATAAACTGAGTGCACCACAAG aaaaggAACAGGCCAGTGCAAAAGCATTCAAGTCTCCCAGTTTGGCCGAGACCGAAGAAGCTCTCGCTCAAGCagtgtggtgctgggctggcgtgTCTAG CGACTGTAGTTCCTCACTTCTGGTGGATGATGTCTTGGGTGCCTTCCTGCTATGTCCTCATCCCAAAAAGCCCAGCCGTGGGTCTCTTGTAGTCAAATTTCCCTCAGGACTGGTAACTCATCCGATTAAGAATTCCAAGGGGAAGTTCCGGCTCGAG AAGTGCCACATTGACTTTGAAAGCCTTGCTGCTTTGATCGAGTACTACACAGAGTTCAGTGAGGAGCTGGAATGTTCTCTGAGCTGGGCTCGCGTCAACCACTGCTACGATTGGGAAGAGATGGTGAATAAGAGTTCACGTTCACTGCAGGACAACAAGAAAGGCACATTCAAAAACCAAAGTTGGGTTTGA
- the LOC128022103 gene encoding ubiquitin thioesterase OTU1, which translates to MLRLRCKAKNGTHLMQGLTHQSCVQELKDKIEELTGIPCDVQKIMVGYPPSSLDLRNGEAHLKDYPIKSGDTLIVEEEKNKPKPQTQTAVSKGPSLDLSPVLERHVVPADNSCLFTSVNYVMEGGVYDPACVPEMRGLIAQIVASDPTAYSEAVLGKTNEDYCTWIRRDDTWGGAIEVSILSKFFQCEICVVDTQTVRVDRFGEDAGYTKRVLLIYDGIHYDPLQKVVPNSDVPAQTVFSTTDDVILAQALELADEARRKRQYTDVNRFTLRCMVCQTGLVGQKEAREHAKETGHTNFGEV; encoded by the exons ATGCTACGTTTGCGTTGCAAAGCCAAGAACGGGACCCATCTGATGCAGGGCCTTACACACCAATCTTGTGTTCAGGAGCTTAAAGATAAGATCGAGGAGCTGACAGGAATACCGTGTGATGTACAGAAGATCATGGTGGGTTATCCACCATCCAGCCTAGATCTACGCAATGGTGAAGCCCACCTAAAAGACTACCCTATAAAATCAG GAGACACGCTGATTGTTGAGGAGGAGAAGAACAAACCTAAACCCCAAACGCAAACTGCTGTGTCCAAAGGGCCCAGTCTTGACCTGTCCCCGGTTCTGGAGCGCCACGTCGTCCCTGCCGACAACTCTTGTCTGTTTACCAGTGTGAACTACGTTATGGAAGGAGGTGTTTACGACCCAGCCTGTGTGCCTGAAATGCGCGGGCTCATTGCACAAATTGTAGCTAGTGACCCCACCGCGTACTCCGAGGCAGTATTGGGCAAGACTAATGAGGACTATTGCACCTGGATCCGTCGTGATGACACGTGGGGAGGCGCCATTGAGGTTTCAATCCTCTCTAAGTTCTTCCAGTGTGAGATCTGCGTCGTTGACACTCAGACTGTCCGAGTCGACCGCTTCGGCGAGGATGCGGGTTACACCAAACGAGTGCTGCTTATTTATGATGGTATTCACTATGACCCACTCCAGAAGGTGGTGCCAAATTCAGATGTCCCCGCACAAACGGTTTTCTCCACTACCGATGATGTAATCTTGGCCCAAGCGTTGGAGCTCGCGGATGAGGCGCGGAGGAAGCGTCAGTATACGGACGTCAACCGCTTCACTCTGCGCTGCATGGTGTGCCAAACTGGCCTGGTGGGGCAGAAGGAAGCAAGGGAGCATGCCAAGGAGACCGGCCACACCAACTTTGGGGAGGTGTGA